Proteins encoded by one window of Pseudomonas sp. PSKL.D1:
- a CDS encoding glycosyltransferase, which yields MNEKPLVSIVIPAYNPRFFAMALQSALGQTYEALEVVVCDDSEGEEVAAIVDGLDGRLRARVRYVRNVQRLGFVANVVRAVELANGALVKVLCDDDRLFPKCVEHQAQALLAHDEVGLVLSQRVLCDENNFMLPMRLVNARFANVDSLFKGEDMLALLDGRPVNFLGNLSAALMRRDQALQWLQALTAEGQTFVALLDLALFACLMRRANMVMLSEPGLVERLHPQRMSKQEQVAHGAPQEWRWLLQMLAARSGEAAPASGWVRYVPLAQALQPRQWQELCVARIISNWQTRLNGRVGSDCESYAELYEQWLAARCFSEVQRGLLPQAVAAWPRQPRIVPVVLDVEGDGQALQHTLDSLATQLYPVHACVVLADAVPVSDISLVHQPLQANWPQQLNQLLASLHDADWVYLLRAGDRLSESAILLLAERAAVFPSLACAYSDEGAWRDGKASEPVFKPAFNLDLLRSFPYVGRTLAFSREAMLELGGLDGGFDELAPHDLLWRLVETRGPQVVEHIAEIQVQSPFSFAQWLSLPQVIAQSEPVLAAHLQRLGVGYRVRHDDLAVINRVDYLHTGAAQVSIILPTGDDLMQLQACVMGLIERTACNHYELLLVAGADVAPATDAWLEAMAELGAGMLRVVRVPQGRHRDELVDAAAAVARGEYLLLLAPALQVLEGQWLDEMLQHARRPEVAVVGGRLIDAQGRVIEAGRVLGVASVSGPAFAGEDAHSRGYLQRLQVVQNWSVVGGDCLMVRKAVFDELGGLGAQPLSQGMAALDLCLRAGAQGYLVVSTPYAVLVRQEAPALCGGLSQEQLLEQQQVFCERWLSKVVRDPAYNPNLGLAAADFSLEPSLRGSWSPLCARALPAVLGLPINDSAVGHYRVDQPFKQLEAAGRVVGRVVYESPTVMQLARMDPDVIILQLRHADDSVRDIERIKRFSNARRIFEIDDYVLSAPQKNTHARNKPADIEQHLRRGIGLCDRLVVTTQALANALSDMHRDIRVVPNMLAPHLWANLPASRRGASGKPRVGWGGGTSHSGDLEIIAEVVRELANDVEWVFFGMCPEALKPYIHEFHPGVPLARYPAKLASLNLDLALAPLEFHIFNDCKSNLRLLEYGACGYPTICTDTEAYRGYLPCTRVYSNSTEEWLQAIRSHLSDPAASYRMGDELREAVMRDYVLRDDNLRHWEWGWLAD from the coding sequence GTGAACGAAAAGCCCCTCGTCAGTATCGTCATACCCGCCTATAACCCACGGTTCTTTGCAATGGCCTTGCAAAGTGCCTTGGGGCAGACGTACGAGGCGCTGGAAGTCGTGGTGTGCGATGACAGCGAAGGCGAAGAAGTGGCCGCGATCGTCGACGGGCTCGACGGCAGGTTGCGGGCACGGGTGCGCTATGTGCGTAACGTGCAGCGCCTGGGTTTTGTGGCCAACGTCGTGCGTGCTGTCGAGCTGGCCAACGGTGCCTTGGTAAAGGTGCTGTGTGACGATGACCGCCTGTTCCCCAAGTGCGTCGAGCATCAGGCCCAGGCCCTGCTGGCGCATGACGAGGTTGGGCTGGTGCTGTCGCAGCGCGTGCTGTGCGACGAGAACAACTTCATGTTGCCGATGCGCCTGGTCAACGCTCGCTTCGCCAATGTCGACAGCCTGTTCAAGGGTGAGGACATGCTGGCCTTGCTGGACGGCCGACCGGTCAACTTCCTGGGTAACCTGTCTGCCGCCTTGATGCGTCGCGACCAGGCATTGCAGTGGTTGCAGGCGCTGACCGCCGAGGGGCAGACGTTTGTGGCCTTGCTCGACCTGGCGTTGTTCGCCTGCCTGATGCGCCGCGCCAACATGGTGATGCTCAGCGAGCCCGGGCTGGTCGAGCGCCTGCACCCGCAGCGGATGAGCAAGCAGGAACAGGTTGCCCATGGCGCCCCTCAGGAGTGGCGCTGGCTGTTGCAGATGTTGGCCGCGCGCAGCGGTGAGGCGGCGCCGGCCAGCGGCTGGGTGCGTTATGTGCCGCTGGCGCAGGCCCTGCAACCACGGCAATGGCAGGAGTTGTGCGTGGCCCGCATCATCAGCAACTGGCAAACCCGCTTGAACGGGCGGGTGGGCAGTGATTGCGAAAGCTATGCCGAACTGTACGAACAGTGGCTGGCCGCGCGCTGTTTCAGTGAAGTGCAGCGTGGCCTGCTGCCACAAGCCGTGGCCGCCTGGCCGCGACAACCGCGCATCGTGCCGGTGGTGCTGGATGTGGAAGGTGACGGGCAGGCGCTGCAGCACACCCTGGACAGCCTGGCCACGCAACTGTACCCCGTGCACGCCTGCGTGGTGCTGGCCGATGCGGTGCCCGTCAGTGACATTTCGCTGGTGCACCAGCCCCTGCAGGCCAACTGGCCGCAGCAGTTGAACCAGTTGCTGGCCTCGCTGCACGATGCAGACTGGGTCTACCTGCTGCGTGCCGGAGACCGCTTGAGCGAGTCGGCCATCCTGCTGCTGGCCGAACGGGCAGCGGTGTTCCCAAGCCTGGCGTGTGCCTACAGCGATGAAGGCGCCTGGCGTGATGGCAAGGCGAGTGAGCCTGTGTTCAAGCCGGCGTTCAACCTCGACTTGTTGCGCAGCTTCCCTTACGTGGGGCGTACGCTGGCCTTTTCTCGCGAGGCCATGCTTGAGCTGGGTGGGCTGGATGGCGGTTTTGATGAGCTTGCGCCCCATGACTTGCTCTGGCGCCTGGTGGAAACCCGCGGCCCGCAGGTGGTCGAGCACATTGCCGAGATCCAGGTGCAATCGCCTTTCAGTTTTGCCCAGTGGTTGTCACTGCCGCAGGTCATTGCCCAGAGCGAACCGGTGCTGGCTGCGCACTTGCAGCGCCTGGGGGTGGGCTACCGCGTTCGTCACGATGACCTGGCGGTGATTAATCGCGTTGACTACCTGCATACAGGTGCGGCGCAGGTTTCGATCATCCTGCCGACGGGTGATGACCTGATGCAGTTGCAGGCCTGTGTGATGGGGTTGATCGAGCGCACGGCCTGCAACCATTACGAACTGCTGCTGGTGGCGGGGGCTGACGTGGCGCCTGCCACTGACGCCTGGCTGGAGGCGATGGCAGAATTGGGTGCCGGCATGTTGCGTGTGGTGCGCGTGCCGCAGGGCCGACACCGCGACGAGCTGGTGGATGCAGCTGCCGCCGTGGCGCGCGGGGAATACCTGCTGCTGCTCGCCCCCGCGTTGCAGGTGCTTGAGGGCCAATGGCTGGACGAGATGCTCCAGCATGCCCGTCGCCCCGAAGTGGCGGTAGTGGGTGGCCGCTTGATAGATGCCCAGGGGCGTGTGATCGAGGCCGGCAGGGTGCTGGGGGTAGCCAGCGTTTCCGGGCCTGCGTTTGCCGGGGAAGACGCTCATTCGCGCGGCTACTTGCAGCGTCTTCAGGTCGTGCAGAACTGGAGCGTCGTGGGTGGTGATTGCCTGATGGTGCGCAAGGCCGTGTTCGACGAGTTGGGCGGCTTGGGCGCGCAACCCCTGAGCCAAGGCATGGCCGCGCTGGACCTGTGCCTGCGCGCCGGTGCACAGGGTTACCTCGTCGTCAGTACACCGTATGCCGTGCTGGTCAGGCAAGAAGCGCCGGCACTGTGCGGCGGGCTGAGCCAGGAGCAGTTGCTGGAACAGCAGCAGGTGTTCTGCGAGCGCTGGCTGAGCAAGGTGGTGCGCGACCCCGCTTACAACCCGAACCTTGGCCTGGCGGCTGCAGACTTCAGCCTTGAGCCCAGCCTGCGTGGCAGCTGGAGCCCGCTGTGCGCGCGCGCCCTGCCAGCTGTGCTGGGTTTGCCGATCAACGACAGCGCGGTAGGGCATTACCGGGTCGATCAACCGTTCAAGCAGCTGGAGGCGGCTGGGCGAGTGGTCGGCCGGGTGGTCTACGAATCGCCGACAGTGATGCAACTGGCGCGCATGGACCCGGATGTGATCATCCTGCAGTTGCGCCATGCCGATGACTCGGTGCGTGATATCGAGCGCATCAAGCGCTTTTCCAACGCCCGGCGCATCTTTGAAATCGATGATTACGTACTTAGCGCGCCGCAGAAAAACACCCATGCGCGTAACAAGCCCGCCGACATCGAGCAGCACCTGCGCCGTGGTATCGGCCTGTGCGATCGATTGGTGGTGACCACTCAGGCACTGGCCAACGCCCTGTCAGACATGCACCGCGACATACGCGTGGTGCCGAACATGCTGGCGCCGCACCTGTGGGCCAACCTGCCTGCCAGCAGGCGCGGGGCCTCCGGCAAGCCGCGTGTGGGTTGGGGGGGCGGTACCAGCCACAGCGGTGACCTGGAGATCATTGCCGAGGTGGTGCGTGAACTGGCCAACGACGTGGAGTGGGTGTTCTTCGGCATGTGCCCGGAAGCGCTCAAGCCCTACATCCATGAGTTCCATCCGGGCGTACCGCTGGCGCGCTACCCGGCCAAGCTGGCCAGCCTGAACCTTGACCTGGCGCTGGCGCCGCTGGAGTTCCACATCTTCAACGACTGCAAGAGCAACCTGCGCTTGCTGGAATACGGTGCCTGTGGTTACCCGACCATCTGCACCGACACCGAGGCCTACCGTGGCTACTTGCCTTGCACGCGGGTATACAGCAACAGCACCGAAGAATGGTTGCAGGCCATTCGCTCGCACCTGTCCGACCCGGCTGCCAGCTACCGCATGGGCGACGAGTTGCGCGAAGCGGTGATGCGTGATTACGTGCTGCGTGACGACAACCTGCGGCACTGGGAGTGGGGCTGGTTGGCGGATTGA
- the rfbF gene encoding glucose-1-phosphate cytidylyltransferase, giving the protein MKAVILAGGLGTRISEESHLKPKPMIEIGGKPILWHIMKQYSAHGIHDFVICLGYKGYAIKDFFANYFLHTSDVTFDMRANRMDVHQNYSEPWRVTLVDTGEDTMTGGRLRRVARYVEDDEAFCFTYGDGVSDINIGALVDFHLGHGKLATVTAVQPPGRYGALQREGNLVRGFSEKPRGDGGWINGGFFVLSPKVIPYIAADATPWEAEPLMTLAEQGHLMSFEHDGFWHPMDTLRDKNHLEQLWSTGEAPWKQWA; this is encoded by the coding sequence ATGAAGGCAGTCATTCTGGCGGGTGGGCTCGGCACGCGGATCAGCGAAGAGTCGCACCTCAAGCCCAAACCGATGATCGAGATCGGTGGCAAGCCAATTCTTTGGCACATCATGAAGCAGTACTCGGCGCATGGTATCCATGACTTCGTGATCTGCCTGGGGTACAAGGGCTACGCGATCAAGGACTTCTTCGCCAACTACTTCCTGCACACCTCGGACGTCACCTTCGACATGCGCGCCAACCGCATGGACGTGCACCAGAACTACAGCGAGCCATGGCGCGTGACGCTGGTCGACACCGGCGAGGACACCATGACCGGTGGCCGCCTGCGCCGTGTGGCACGCTACGTCGAGGACGACGAGGCGTTCTGCTTCACCTACGGCGACGGTGTGTCCGACATCAACATCGGCGCGCTGGTCGACTTCCACCTCGGCCACGGCAAGCTGGCCACGGTCACCGCCGTGCAACCGCCGGGGCGTTACGGTGCCTTGCAGCGCGAAGGTAACCTGGTGCGTGGCTTCAGCGAAAAACCACGGGGCGATGGCGGCTGGATCAACGGTGGCTTCTTTGTGCTGTCACCCAAGGTTATCCCCTACATCGCCGCCGACGCCACGCCATGGGAGGCCGAGCCGTTGATGACCCTCGCCGAACAAGGGCACTTGATGTCGTTCGAGCACGACGGCTTCTGGCACCCGATGGATACCCTGCGTGACAAGAACCACCTGGAACAGCTGTGGAGCACCGGGGAGGCCCCATGGAAGCAGTGGGCCTGA
- the rfbG gene encoding CDP-glucose 4,6-dehydratase translates to MEAVGLSPAFWAGKRVLVTGHTGFKGSWLTLWLQSLGAQVTGFALNPSTEPSLFELARVGEGIDDRRGDVRDLGVLLELVAETQPEIVLHLAAQPLVREGYRDPLGTYSTNVMGTLNLLEAIRQVGGVRACVVVTTDKVYANQEWDWPYRENEALGGHDPYSSSKACCEILAQSYAASFFPPERFAEHGLSLATARAGNVLGGGDFSPERLIPDVLKAWSGEEPVTLRFPQAVRPWQHALEPLAGYLLLAAGLYEQGQRFAGAWNFGPGEDDMCSVGEVVQLLASQWPQAPGVNFQKSDMHEAGLLRLDSSRARHLLGWRPRWTLHECLERTLGWHLAWRKGMDMRAVSLTQLSLYQESL, encoded by the coding sequence ATGGAAGCAGTGGGCCTGAGCCCCGCCTTCTGGGCTGGCAAGCGCGTTCTGGTCACCGGCCACACCGGCTTCAAAGGCAGTTGGCTGACGCTGTGGTTGCAGAGCCTTGGCGCGCAGGTCACAGGCTTTGCCCTGAATCCTTCGACCGAGCCGAGCCTGTTCGAACTGGCGCGGGTGGGCGAAGGCATTGATGACCGGCGCGGTGACGTGCGTGACCTGGGCGTGCTGCTGGAACTGGTCGCCGAGACGCAGCCGGAAATCGTCCTGCACCTGGCGGCGCAGCCCTTGGTGCGTGAAGGCTACCGCGACCCACTGGGCACCTACTCGACCAATGTCATGGGCACGCTCAACCTGCTCGAAGCCATCCGCCAGGTAGGTGGTGTGCGCGCCTGCGTGGTGGTCACCACCGACAAGGTGTATGCCAACCAGGAATGGGACTGGCCGTACCGTGAAAATGAAGCGCTGGGCGGGCACGACCCGTACAGCAGCAGCAAGGCGTGCTGCGAAATACTGGCGCAATCCTACGCAGCCTCGTTTTTCCCGCCGGAGCGCTTCGCCGAGCATGGGCTGAGCCTGGCCACGGCGCGCGCTGGCAACGTGCTTGGCGGTGGCGACTTTTCGCCTGAGCGGCTGATCCCGGACGTGCTCAAGGCCTGGTCCGGCGAAGAGCCGGTGACATTGCGCTTCCCGCAGGCCGTACGGCCCTGGCAGCATGCGCTGGAGCCACTGGCAGGTTACCTGCTGCTGGCTGCCGGGTTGTACGAGCAGGGGCAGCGCTTTGCCGGCGCGTGGAACTTCGGCCCCGGTGAAGACGACATGTGCAGCGTGGGTGAAGTGGTGCAGTTGCTGGCCAGCCAATGGCCGCAGGCGCCGGGTGTCAACTTCCAGAAAAGCGACATGCACGAAGCCGGGCTGCTGCGCCTGGACAGCTCGCGGGCCCGCCACTTGTTGGGCTGGCGCCCGCGCTGGACGCTGCACGAATGCCTGGAACGCACCCTCGGCTGGCACCTGGCCTGGCGCAAGGGCATGGACATGCGCGCCGTCAGTCTGACCCAGTTGAGCCTGTATCAGGAGTCTTTGTGA
- a CDS encoding dTDP-4-dehydrorhamnose 3,5-epimerase family protein translates to MSQYTLHPLPLQGLARVEHRRQADARGAFSRLYCEDSLERFGAPFHIRQINRSLTRERGSVRGLHYQAGPQPESKYITCLQGEVWDVVVDLRAGSPTFLHWHAEHLKAGEGSSLLVPAGFAHGFQALSDDAELLYLHSADYAPEYEGGLSVLDPRLAIEWPLPVINLSARDQMHPGLDERFTGVTV, encoded by the coding sequence GTGAGCCAGTACACCTTGCACCCTTTGCCGCTGCAAGGCCTGGCGCGGGTCGAGCATCGCCGCCAGGCGGATGCCCGTGGCGCCTTCTCGAGGCTGTATTGCGAAGACAGCCTGGAGCGCTTTGGCGCGCCGTTCCATATCCGCCAGATCAACCGTTCGCTGACCCGTGAGCGCGGTAGCGTGCGCGGCCTGCACTACCAGGCCGGGCCGCAGCCGGAAAGCAAGTACATCACCTGCCTGCAAGGCGAGGTGTGGGACGTGGTGGTCGACTTGCGCGCCGGTTCGCCCACGTTCCTGCACTGGCACGCCGAACACCTGAAAGCCGGGGAGGGCAGCAGCTTGCTGGTGCCGGCCGGTTTCGCCCATGGCTTTCAGGCATTGAGCGACGATGCCGAGTTGCTTTACCTGCACAGCGCCGACTACGCACCGGAATACGAAGGAGGCCTGTCGGTGCTCGACCCGCGCCTGGCCATCGAATGGCCGTTGCCTGTCATCAACCTCTCGGCCCGGGACCAGATGCACCCCGGGCTGGACGAACGCTTTACCGGAGTGACCGTATGA